The Novibacillus thermophilus genome segment CAGCGTATGCGGTTCTCGTTGCCAACACCAACACCGTCGATGACGAACTGGCATATGAGCTGGCGAAAGTAATGATCGAGCACGCGGATGAAAATACACACGCACAAGCGGAACAGATGACTTTAGAAAACGCGTTGAACGGTTTGGAAGGGTTACCGATCCACCCGGGCGCGAAACGGTACTATGAGGAACAGGGTTTGACCGTTGAGGCGGAAGAAGCGCAAATTAGTGCAGACGCTGCTAATCGCAAAAGTGAACTCGTGCTCGGAACTGGGAGTCAAGGAGGAACGTATTACCCGTTAGGCGGAGAGATTGCTAACATCTGGAATAATTATATCGATGGAGTCAATGTCACCAATACGGAGACCGGCGCATCAGTGGAAAATCTGGTAAGCATACGGGATGGGACGATGGATCTCGGGATGACCGTTCACGTTCCGGCTAGAGAGGCGCTGGAGGGAACAGGCGAATTTGACGGGTCCCCAGTGGAAAACTTCGCTTTCATCGGACACATCTATCCGGAAGTGGTTCAAATAGTGACACGAGAAGCTACAGGGATCAACAGCCTGGACGAATTAGCAAATTAGTCAAGTCAGGTGGAGAGCCCCTCCACCTGACTTTCTTCACATACGAGGAGGTGACCGGATGAGCAAAGACCAACTGCAGCCAGAACATGCAGAAGCGATCTTGGAAAAGTACGATCGACAGAGCGCCGTGAGGCACCACATCGGAAAGTGGGGATGGGTGGTCACGTTCCTTGCGGTCTATTTGACCTTATTCCATCTGTACACCGGTTACTTCGGCACGTTTCAGACACAGATTCAGGGTGCCGTCCATCTCGGAACAGCTCTCGGGTTGATTTTTTTGTTGTATCCGGCCAAGAAGGGCAAGACCAAAGAGCGAAAAGGGGTTCCTTGGTACGATGTCGTTTTAGCCTTTACGTCGTTATTTGTCGGCTATTATAAAATTGTTTTCTTTGATGAAATTCTGCAGGCACGAGTGACCGGTTACAGCCTGCTCGACTTTACACTGGCTGTACTCGGTGTGTTACTCGTCCTGGAAGCGACGCGGCGTACCGTCGGCATTCCCATCATCGTTGTCGCTTCCGTC includes the following:
- a CDS encoding TAXI family TRAP transporter solute-binding subunit gives rise to the protein MKKKVTVLVICATVFALVTACSGAGGGDVGIAIGPSASATQAVTKVILDAYGIEEGSYREFQEGFGDAMDGVKDGNIDISFGVLGLPAASITDLQASTGDVKLLSLSDEAIQYVEEKSGYLRYTIPADSYDFLEEDVETVTAYAVLVANTNTVDDELAYELAKVMIEHADENTHAQAEQMTLENALNGLEGLPIHPGAKRYYEEQGLTVEAEEAQISADAANRKSELVLGTGSQGGTYYPLGGEIANIWNNYIDGVNVTNTETGASVENLVSIRDGTMDLGMTVHVPAREALEGTGEFDGSPVENFAFIGHIYPEVVQIVTREATGINSLDELAN